The Helicoverpa armigera isolate CAAS_96S chromosome 18, ASM3070526v1, whole genome shotgun sequence genome has a window encoding:
- the LOC110383365 gene encoding zinc finger protein 271 isoform X11, which yields MFEQQIKAEPMSFYTSHPHVHTGPPTIIRSDSSHASIINMNQHHQTHQEDSKDSLIVQQQVQHQQDLMEQHQQQQEMQQQDDELSFKGMEDEGVEMDMDGRQCSQGMGVDMGSVQTKMEVSNGGQSTPRSKPQACKVCGKVLSSASSYYVHMKLHSGNKPFQCTVCDAAFCRKPYLEVHMRTHTGERPFQCDLCLKRFTQKSSLNTHKRVHTDEHMRALMVKDRPYKCELCQMRFTQSSSLNRHKKIHTEEHRRALLAKDRPYQCGICFVRFTQKSSLGRHGKIHTEEHIQSLINKVRPYQCDICDKRFTQKSSLGTHKRIHTVQGRPFACGQCPAAFARRPYLDIHMRTHTGERPYQCDACLKRFTQKSSLNIHKRTHTVQGRPFQCLSCPAAFTCKQYLEIHTRTHTGERPYQCDICLKRFTQKSSLNIHKRTHSVQGRPFQCLQCPAAFTCKQYLEIHNRTHTGERPYQCDVCLKRFAQKSTLNIHKRTHTVQGRPYQCMECPAAFTCKPYLEIHMRTHTGERPFECDVCYKRFTQKSTLNIHKRIHTGERPYACDICQKRFAVKSYVTAHRWSHVADKPLNCDRCSMSFTSKSQFALHIRTHSTGSCYECSVCGRSFVRDSYLIRHHNRVHRENHSNVSANSIGTINSVATNTNNSNNSNFDSPGVCDLRRQFLCSFVPMVNRYMTSQGTQVSMQDTSKMSAMSPQSIASISSPPPSHTPTPQPQMSGQLHLAD from the exons ATGTTCGAACAGCAGATCAAGGCTGAACCCATGAG TTTCTACACATCTCATCCACACGTACACACCGGTCCCCCAACAATAATTCGGTCAGATTCAAGCCATGCCTCTATCATCAACATGAACCAGCATCACCAAACACACCAGGAGGATTCTAAAGATAGCCTCATAGTACAACAGCAAGTACAACATCAGCAAGATCTCATGGAACAACACCAGCAACAACAAGAAATGCAACAACAAGACGATGAG CTGAGCTTCAAAGGCATGGAAGATGAAGGAGTTGAAATGGATATGGATGGACGACAATGTTCTCAG GGTATGGGGGTGGACATGGGATCAGTACAAACTAAAATGGAAGTATCAAATGGTGGACAGTCGACGCCTCGATCTAAGCCACAGGCCTGTAAG GTGTGTGGCAAAGTTTTGTCGTCAGCTTCTTCATACTATGTCCACATGAAGCTCCACTCAGGAAACAAACCCTTTCAGTGCACT GTGTGCGATGCAGCTTTTTGCCGCAAGCCGTACCTAGAGGTGCACATGCGCACCCACACGGGCGAGCGCCCATTCCAATGCGACCTCTGCCTCAAGCGCTTCACGCAGAAGTCCAGTCTCAACACGCACAAACGCGTGCACACAG ATGAGCACATGCGCGCGTTGATGGTGAAGGACCGGCCCTACAAGTGTGAGCTCTGTCAGATGCGGTTCACGCAGAGCTCCAGCCTCAACCGACACAAGAAAATTCACACGG AGGAACACAGACGTGCGCTGCTGGCTAAGGATCGGCCCTACCAATGCGGCATCTGCTTTGTGAGATTCACCCAGAAATCAAGTTTGGGCCGGCACGGAAAAATACATACCG AGGAGCACATCCAATCGCTGATCAACAAAGTGCGCCCCTATCAATGCGACATCTGTGACAAGCGGTTCACTCAGAAGTCCAGCCTTGGCACTCATAAACGTATACACACCG TGCAAGGGCGTCCTTTCGCGTGCGGGCAATGCCCGGCGGCGTTCGCCCGCCGCCCCTACTTGGACATTCACATGCGCACGCATACAGGCGAGCGGCCCTATCAGTGCGACGCGTGTCTGAAGCGCTTCACGCAGAAGTCCAGCCTCAATATACATAAGAGGACGCACACAG TCCAGGGCAGACCGTTCCAGTGCCTGTCGTGCCCAGCCGCCTTCACCTGCAAGCAATACCTGGAGATACACACGCGCACCCACACCGGCGAGCGGCCCTATCAGTGCGACATCTGCCTGAAGCGCTTCACACAGAAATCCAGTCTCAACATCCACAAGCGGACGCACTCAG TGCAGGGGCGGCCCTTCCAGTGCCTGCAGTGCCCCGCCGCCTTCACCTGCAAGCAGTACCTCGAGATACACAACCGCACGCACACCGGCGAGCGCCCCTACCAGTGTGACGTATGCCTCAAGAGATTCGCGCAAAAATCTACACTCAATATACACAAACGAACGCACACAG TGCAAGGGCGTCCGTACCAATGCATGGAGTGCCCGGCGGCGTTCACTTGCAAGCCGTACCTGGAGATACACATGCGTACGCACACGGGGGAAAGGCCGTTCGAGTGCGATGTCTGTTACAAACGCTTCACGCAGAAATCCACGCTCAACATTCACAAGCGAATTCATACCG GTGAACGCCCATATGCTTGTGATATTTGTCAGAAACGTTTTGCTGTAAAGAGCTACGTAACAGCGCACAG ATGGTCCCACGTGGCCGACAAGCCGCTGAACTGCGACCGGTGCTCGATGTCGTTCACGTCGAAGTCCCAGTTCGCGCTGCACATCCGCACGCACTCCACCGGCTCGTGCTACGAGTGCAGCGTCTGCGGACGCTCCTTCGTCAGGGACAGCTATCTAATAAG ACACCACAACCGCGTCCACCGCGAGAACCACAGCAACGTGTCGGCGAACAGCATCGGCACCATCAACAGTGTTGCCACCAACACCAACAATTCTAACAACAGCAACTTCGACTCCCCCGGCGTTTGTGACTTAAG ACGCCAATTTCTTTGCAGCTTTGTACCAATGGTGAATCGTTACATGACATCCCAAGGGACCCAAGTGTCCATGCAAGACACGAGCAAAATGTCAGCGATGTCGCCACAGTCTATTGCGTCTATTT CGTCGCCCCCTCCTTCGCATACCCCTACGCCGCAGCCCCAGATGTCCGGTCAGCTGCATCTCGCAGACTGA
- the LOC110383365 gene encoding zinc finger protein ZFP2 isoform X5: MFEQQIKAEPMSFYTSHPHVHTGPPTIIRSDSSHASIINMNQHHQTHQEDSKDSLIVQQQVQHQQDLMEQHQQQQEMQQQDDELSFKGMEDEGVEMDMDGRQCSQGMGVDMGSVQTKMEVSNGGQSTPRSKPQACKVCGKVLSSASSYYVHMKLHSGNKPFQCTVCDAAFCRKPYLEVHMRTHTGERPFQCDLCLKRFTQKSSLNTHKRVHTDEHMRALMVKDRPYKCELCQMRFTQSSSLNRHKKIHTEEHRRALLEKVRPYQCHICFMRFTQKSSLGRHGKIHTEEHIQSLINKVRPYQCDICDKRFTQKSSLGTHKRIHTGERPFQCTVCLKSFTQKCALNLHEKIHTVQGRPFACGQCPAAFARRPYLDIHMRTHTGERPYQCDACLKRFTQKSSLNIHKRTHTVQGRPFQCLSCPAAFTCKQYLEIHTRTHTGERPYQCDICLKRFTQKSSLNIHKRTHSVQGRPFQCLQCPAAFTCKQYLEIHNRTHTGERPYQCDVCLKRFAQKSTLNIHKRTHTVQGRPYQCMECPAAFTCKPYLEIHMRTHTGERPFECDVCYKRFTQKSTLNIHKRIHTGERPYACDICQKRFAVKSYVTAHRWSHVADKPLNCDRCSMSFTSKSQFALHIRTHSTGSCYECSVCGRSFVRDSYLIRHHNRVHRENHSNVSANSIGTINSVATNTNNSNNSNFDSPGVCDLRRQFLCSFVPMVNRYMTSQGTQVSMQDTSKMSAMSPQSIASISSPPPSHTPTPQPQMSGQLHLAD; this comes from the exons ATGTTCGAACAGCAGATCAAGGCTGAACCCATGAG TTTCTACACATCTCATCCACACGTACACACCGGTCCCCCAACAATAATTCGGTCAGATTCAAGCCATGCCTCTATCATCAACATGAACCAGCATCACCAAACACACCAGGAGGATTCTAAAGATAGCCTCATAGTACAACAGCAAGTACAACATCAGCAAGATCTCATGGAACAACACCAGCAACAACAAGAAATGCAACAACAAGACGATGAG CTGAGCTTCAAAGGCATGGAAGATGAAGGAGTTGAAATGGATATGGATGGACGACAATGTTCTCAG GGTATGGGGGTGGACATGGGATCAGTACAAACTAAAATGGAAGTATCAAATGGTGGACAGTCGACGCCTCGATCTAAGCCACAGGCCTGTAAG GTGTGTGGCAAAGTTTTGTCGTCAGCTTCTTCATACTATGTCCACATGAAGCTCCACTCAGGAAACAAACCCTTTCAGTGCACT GTGTGCGATGCAGCTTTTTGCCGCAAGCCGTACCTAGAGGTGCACATGCGCACCCACACGGGCGAGCGCCCATTCCAATGCGACCTCTGCCTCAAGCGCTTCACGCAGAAGTCCAGTCTCAACACGCACAAACGCGTGCACACAG ATGAGCACATGCGCGCGTTGATGGTGAAGGACCGGCCCTACAAGTGTGAGCTCTGTCAGATGCGGTTCACGCAGAGCTCCAGCCTCAACCGACACAAGAAAATTCACACGG AGGAGCACAGACGAGCCCTGTTAGAGAAAGTGCGGCCGTACCAGTGCCACATCTGTTTTATGCGCTTCACTCAGAAGTCCAGCCTGGGACGACATGGGAAAATACACACTG AGGAGCACATCCAATCGCTGATCAACAAAGTGCGCCCCTATCAATGCGACATCTGTGACAAGCGGTTCACTCAGAAGTCCAGCCTTGGCACTCATAAACGTATACACACCG GGGAGCGGCCGTTCCAGTGCACCGTCTGCCTCAAGTCCTTCACGCAGAAGTGCGCGCTCAATTTGCACGAAAAAATACATACGG TGCAAGGGCGTCCTTTCGCGTGCGGGCAATGCCCGGCGGCGTTCGCCCGCCGCCCCTACTTGGACATTCACATGCGCACGCATACAGGCGAGCGGCCCTATCAGTGCGACGCGTGTCTGAAGCGCTTCACGCAGAAGTCCAGCCTCAATATACATAAGAGGACGCACACAG TCCAGGGCAGACCGTTCCAGTGCCTGTCGTGCCCAGCCGCCTTCACCTGCAAGCAATACCTGGAGATACACACGCGCACCCACACCGGCGAGCGGCCCTATCAGTGCGACATCTGCCTGAAGCGCTTCACACAGAAATCCAGTCTCAACATCCACAAGCGGACGCACTCAG TGCAGGGGCGGCCCTTCCAGTGCCTGCAGTGCCCCGCCGCCTTCACCTGCAAGCAGTACCTCGAGATACACAACCGCACGCACACCGGCGAGCGCCCCTACCAGTGTGACGTATGCCTCAAGAGATTCGCGCAAAAATCTACACTCAATATACACAAACGAACGCACACAG TGCAAGGGCGTCCGTACCAATGCATGGAGTGCCCGGCGGCGTTCACTTGCAAGCCGTACCTGGAGATACACATGCGTACGCACACGGGGGAAAGGCCGTTCGAGTGCGATGTCTGTTACAAACGCTTCACGCAGAAATCCACGCTCAACATTCACAAGCGAATTCATACCG GTGAACGCCCATATGCTTGTGATATTTGTCAGAAACGTTTTGCTGTAAAGAGCTACGTAACAGCGCACAG ATGGTCCCACGTGGCCGACAAGCCGCTGAACTGCGACCGGTGCTCGATGTCGTTCACGTCGAAGTCCCAGTTCGCGCTGCACATCCGCACGCACTCCACCGGCTCGTGCTACGAGTGCAGCGTCTGCGGACGCTCCTTCGTCAGGGACAGCTATCTAATAAG ACACCACAACCGCGTCCACCGCGAGAACCACAGCAACGTGTCGGCGAACAGCATCGGCACCATCAACAGTGTTGCCACCAACACCAACAATTCTAACAACAGCAACTTCGACTCCCCCGGCGTTTGTGACTTAAG ACGCCAATTTCTTTGCAGCTTTGTACCAATGGTGAATCGTTACATGACATCCCAAGGGACCCAAGTGTCCATGCAAGACACGAGCAAAATGTCAGCGATGTCGCCACAGTCTATTGCGTCTATTT CGTCGCCCCCTCCTTCGCATACCCCTACGCCGCAGCCCCAGATGTCCGGTCAGCTGCATCTCGCAGACTGA
- the LOC110383365 gene encoding zinc finger protein ZFP2 isoform X19, whose product MFEQQIKAEPMSFYTSHPHVHTGPPTIIRSDSSHASIINMNQHHQTHQEDSKDSLIVQQQVQHQQDLMEQHQQQQEMQQQDDELSFKGMEDEGVEMDMDGRQCSQGMGVDMGSVQTKMEVSNGGQSTPRSKPQACKVCGKVLSSASSYYVHMKLHSGNKPFQCTVCDAAFCRKPYLEVHMRTHTGERPFQCDLCLKRFTQKSSLNTHKRVHTEEHIQSLINKVRPYQCDICDKRFTQKSSLGTHKRIHTVQGRPFACGQCPAAFARRPYLDIHMRTHTGERPYQCDACLKRFTQKSSLNIHKRTHTVQGRPFQCLSCPAAFTCKQYLEIHTRTHTGERPYQCDICLKRFTQKSSLNIHKRTHSVQGRPFQCLQCPAAFTCKQYLEIHNRTHTGERPYQCDVCLKRFAQKSTLNIHKRTHTVQGRPYQCMECPAAFTCKPYLEIHMRTHTGERPFECDVCYKRFTQKSTLNIHKRIHTGERPYACDICQKRFAVKSYVTAHRWSHVADKPLNCDRCSMSFTSKSQFALHIRTHSTGSCYECSVCGRSFVRDSYLIRHHNRVHRENHSNVSANSIGTINSVATNTNNSNNSNFDSPGVCDLRRQFLCSFVPMVNRYMTSQGTQVSMQDTSKMSAMSPQSIASISSPPPSHTPTPQPQMSGQLHLAD is encoded by the exons ATGTTCGAACAGCAGATCAAGGCTGAACCCATGAG TTTCTACACATCTCATCCACACGTACACACCGGTCCCCCAACAATAATTCGGTCAGATTCAAGCCATGCCTCTATCATCAACATGAACCAGCATCACCAAACACACCAGGAGGATTCTAAAGATAGCCTCATAGTACAACAGCAAGTACAACATCAGCAAGATCTCATGGAACAACACCAGCAACAACAAGAAATGCAACAACAAGACGATGAG CTGAGCTTCAAAGGCATGGAAGATGAAGGAGTTGAAATGGATATGGATGGACGACAATGTTCTCAG GGTATGGGGGTGGACATGGGATCAGTACAAACTAAAATGGAAGTATCAAATGGTGGACAGTCGACGCCTCGATCTAAGCCACAGGCCTGTAAG GTGTGTGGCAAAGTTTTGTCGTCAGCTTCTTCATACTATGTCCACATGAAGCTCCACTCAGGAAACAAACCCTTTCAGTGCACT GTGTGCGATGCAGCTTTTTGCCGCAAGCCGTACCTAGAGGTGCACATGCGCACCCACACGGGCGAGCGCCCATTCCAATGCGACCTCTGCCTCAAGCGCTTCACGCAGAAGTCCAGTCTCAACACGCACAAACGCGTGCACACAG AGGAGCACATCCAATCGCTGATCAACAAAGTGCGCCCCTATCAATGCGACATCTGTGACAAGCGGTTCACTCAGAAGTCCAGCCTTGGCACTCATAAACGTATACACACCG TGCAAGGGCGTCCTTTCGCGTGCGGGCAATGCCCGGCGGCGTTCGCCCGCCGCCCCTACTTGGACATTCACATGCGCACGCATACAGGCGAGCGGCCCTATCAGTGCGACGCGTGTCTGAAGCGCTTCACGCAGAAGTCCAGCCTCAATATACATAAGAGGACGCACACAG TCCAGGGCAGACCGTTCCAGTGCCTGTCGTGCCCAGCCGCCTTCACCTGCAAGCAATACCTGGAGATACACACGCGCACCCACACCGGCGAGCGGCCCTATCAGTGCGACATCTGCCTGAAGCGCTTCACACAGAAATCCAGTCTCAACATCCACAAGCGGACGCACTCAG TGCAGGGGCGGCCCTTCCAGTGCCTGCAGTGCCCCGCCGCCTTCACCTGCAAGCAGTACCTCGAGATACACAACCGCACGCACACCGGCGAGCGCCCCTACCAGTGTGACGTATGCCTCAAGAGATTCGCGCAAAAATCTACACTCAATATACACAAACGAACGCACACAG TGCAAGGGCGTCCGTACCAATGCATGGAGTGCCCGGCGGCGTTCACTTGCAAGCCGTACCTGGAGATACACATGCGTACGCACACGGGGGAAAGGCCGTTCGAGTGCGATGTCTGTTACAAACGCTTCACGCAGAAATCCACGCTCAACATTCACAAGCGAATTCATACCG GTGAACGCCCATATGCTTGTGATATTTGTCAGAAACGTTTTGCTGTAAAGAGCTACGTAACAGCGCACAG ATGGTCCCACGTGGCCGACAAGCCGCTGAACTGCGACCGGTGCTCGATGTCGTTCACGTCGAAGTCCCAGTTCGCGCTGCACATCCGCACGCACTCCACCGGCTCGTGCTACGAGTGCAGCGTCTGCGGACGCTCCTTCGTCAGGGACAGCTATCTAATAAG ACACCACAACCGCGTCCACCGCGAGAACCACAGCAACGTGTCGGCGAACAGCATCGGCACCATCAACAGTGTTGCCACCAACACCAACAATTCTAACAACAGCAACTTCGACTCCCCCGGCGTTTGTGACTTAAG ACGCCAATTTCTTTGCAGCTTTGTACCAATGGTGAATCGTTACATGACATCCCAAGGGACCCAAGTGTCCATGCAAGACACGAGCAAAATGTCAGCGATGTCGCCACAGTCTATTGCGTCTATTT CGTCGCCCCCTCCTTCGCATACCCCTACGCCGCAGCCCCAGATGTCCGGTCAGCTGCATCTCGCAGACTGA
- the LOC110383365 gene encoding zinc finger protein ZFP2 isoform X7, whose product MFEQQIKAEPMSFYTSHPHVHTGPPTIIRSDSSHASIINMNQHHQTHQEDSKDSLIVQQQVQHQQDLMEQHQQQQEMQQQDDELSFKGMEDEGVEMDMDGRQCSQGMGVDMGSVQTKMEVSNGGQSTPRSKPQACKVCGKVLSSASSYYVHMKLHSGNKPFQCTVCDAAFCRKPYLEVHMRTHTGERPFQCDLCLKRFTQKSSLNTHKRVHTDEHMRALMVKDRPYKCELCQMRFTQSSSLNRHKKIHTEEHRRALLAKDRPYQCGICFVRFTQKSSLGRHGKIHTEEHIQSLINKVRPYQCDICDKRFTQKSSLGTHKRIHTGERPFQCTVCLKSFTQKCALNLHEKIHTVQGRPFACGQCPAAFARRPYLDIHMRTHTGERPYQCDACLKRFTQKSSLNIHKRTHTVQGRPFQCLSCPAAFTCKQYLEIHTRTHTGERPYQCDICLKRFTQKSSLNIHKRTHSVQGRPFQCLQCPAAFTCKQYLEIHNRTHTGERPYQCDVCLKRFAQKSTLNIHKRTHTVQGRPYQCMECPAAFTCKPYLEIHMRTHTGERPFECDVCYKRFTQKSTLNIHKRIHTGERPYACDICQKRFAVKSYVTAHRWSHVADKPLNCDRCSMSFTSKSQFALHIRTHSTGSCYECSVCGRSFVRDSYLIRHHNRVHRENHSNVSANSIGTINSVATNTNNSNNSNFDSPGVCDLRRQFLCSFVPMVNRYMTSQGTQVSMQDTSKMSAMSPQSIASISSPPPSHTPTPQPQMSGQLHLAD is encoded by the exons ATGTTCGAACAGCAGATCAAGGCTGAACCCATGAG TTTCTACACATCTCATCCACACGTACACACCGGTCCCCCAACAATAATTCGGTCAGATTCAAGCCATGCCTCTATCATCAACATGAACCAGCATCACCAAACACACCAGGAGGATTCTAAAGATAGCCTCATAGTACAACAGCAAGTACAACATCAGCAAGATCTCATGGAACAACACCAGCAACAACAAGAAATGCAACAACAAGACGATGAG CTGAGCTTCAAAGGCATGGAAGATGAAGGAGTTGAAATGGATATGGATGGACGACAATGTTCTCAG GGTATGGGGGTGGACATGGGATCAGTACAAACTAAAATGGAAGTATCAAATGGTGGACAGTCGACGCCTCGATCTAAGCCACAGGCCTGTAAG GTGTGTGGCAAAGTTTTGTCGTCAGCTTCTTCATACTATGTCCACATGAAGCTCCACTCAGGAAACAAACCCTTTCAGTGCACT GTGTGCGATGCAGCTTTTTGCCGCAAGCCGTACCTAGAGGTGCACATGCGCACCCACACGGGCGAGCGCCCATTCCAATGCGACCTCTGCCTCAAGCGCTTCACGCAGAAGTCCAGTCTCAACACGCACAAACGCGTGCACACAG ATGAGCACATGCGCGCGTTGATGGTGAAGGACCGGCCCTACAAGTGTGAGCTCTGTCAGATGCGGTTCACGCAGAGCTCCAGCCTCAACCGACACAAGAAAATTCACACGG AGGAACACAGACGTGCGCTGCTGGCTAAGGATCGGCCCTACCAATGCGGCATCTGCTTTGTGAGATTCACCCAGAAATCAAGTTTGGGCCGGCACGGAAAAATACATACCG AGGAGCACATCCAATCGCTGATCAACAAAGTGCGCCCCTATCAATGCGACATCTGTGACAAGCGGTTCACTCAGAAGTCCAGCCTTGGCACTCATAAACGTATACACACCG GGGAGCGGCCGTTCCAGTGCACCGTCTGCCTCAAGTCCTTCACGCAGAAGTGCGCGCTCAATTTGCACGAAAAAATACATACGG TGCAAGGGCGTCCTTTCGCGTGCGGGCAATGCCCGGCGGCGTTCGCCCGCCGCCCCTACTTGGACATTCACATGCGCACGCATACAGGCGAGCGGCCCTATCAGTGCGACGCGTGTCTGAAGCGCTTCACGCAGAAGTCCAGCCTCAATATACATAAGAGGACGCACACAG TCCAGGGCAGACCGTTCCAGTGCCTGTCGTGCCCAGCCGCCTTCACCTGCAAGCAATACCTGGAGATACACACGCGCACCCACACCGGCGAGCGGCCCTATCAGTGCGACATCTGCCTGAAGCGCTTCACACAGAAATCCAGTCTCAACATCCACAAGCGGACGCACTCAG TGCAGGGGCGGCCCTTCCAGTGCCTGCAGTGCCCCGCCGCCTTCACCTGCAAGCAGTACCTCGAGATACACAACCGCACGCACACCGGCGAGCGCCCCTACCAGTGTGACGTATGCCTCAAGAGATTCGCGCAAAAATCTACACTCAATATACACAAACGAACGCACACAG TGCAAGGGCGTCCGTACCAATGCATGGAGTGCCCGGCGGCGTTCACTTGCAAGCCGTACCTGGAGATACACATGCGTACGCACACGGGGGAAAGGCCGTTCGAGTGCGATGTCTGTTACAAACGCTTCACGCAGAAATCCACGCTCAACATTCACAAGCGAATTCATACCG GTGAACGCCCATATGCTTGTGATATTTGTCAGAAACGTTTTGCTGTAAAGAGCTACGTAACAGCGCACAG ATGGTCCCACGTGGCCGACAAGCCGCTGAACTGCGACCGGTGCTCGATGTCGTTCACGTCGAAGTCCCAGTTCGCGCTGCACATCCGCACGCACTCCACCGGCTCGTGCTACGAGTGCAGCGTCTGCGGACGCTCCTTCGTCAGGGACAGCTATCTAATAAG ACACCACAACCGCGTCCACCGCGAGAACCACAGCAACGTGTCGGCGAACAGCATCGGCACCATCAACAGTGTTGCCACCAACACCAACAATTCTAACAACAGCAACTTCGACTCCCCCGGCGTTTGTGACTTAAG ACGCCAATTTCTTTGCAGCTTTGTACCAATGGTGAATCGTTACATGACATCCCAAGGGACCCAAGTGTCCATGCAAGACACGAGCAAAATGTCAGCGATGTCGCCACAGTCTATTGCGTCTATTT CGTCGCCCCCTCCTTCGCATACCCCTACGCCGCAGCCCCAGATGTCCGGTCAGCTGCATCTCGCAGACTGA
- the LOC110383365 gene encoding zinc finger protein ZFP2 isoform X15: MFEQQIKAEPMSFYTSHPHVHTGPPTIIRSDSSHASIINMNQHHQTHQEDSKDSLIVQQQVQHQQDLMEQHQQQQEMQQQDDELSFKGMEDEGVEMDMDGRQCSQGMGVDMGSVQTKMEVSNGGQSTPRSKPQACKVCGKVLSSASSYYVHMKLHSGNKPFQCTVCDAAFCRKPYLEVHMRTHTGERPFQCDLCLKRFTQKSSLNTHKRVHTDEHMRALMVKDRPYKCELCQMRFTQSSSLNRHKKIHTEEHRRALLAKDRPYQCGICFVRFTQKSSLGRHGKIHTEEHRRALLEKVRPYQCHICFMRFTQKSSLGRHGKIHTEEHIQSLINKVRPYQCDICDKRFTQKSSLGTHKRIHTVQGRPFQCLSCPAAFTCKQYLEIHTRTHTGERPYQCDICLKRFTQKSSLNIHKRTHSVQGRPFQCLQCPAAFTCKQYLEIHNRTHTGERPYQCDVCLKRFAQKSTLNIHKRTHTVQGRPYQCMECPAAFTCKPYLEIHMRTHTGERPFECDVCYKRFTQKSTLNIHKRIHTGERPYACDICQKRFAVKSYVTAHRWSHVADKPLNCDRCSMSFTSKSQFALHIRTHSTGSCYECSVCGRSFVRDSYLIRHHNRVHRENHSNVSANSIGTINSVATNTNNSNNSNFDSPGVCDLRRQFLCSFVPMVNRYMTSQGTQVSMQDTSKMSAMSPQSIASISSPPPSHTPTPQPQMSGQLHLAD; this comes from the exons ATGTTCGAACAGCAGATCAAGGCTGAACCCATGAG TTTCTACACATCTCATCCACACGTACACACCGGTCCCCCAACAATAATTCGGTCAGATTCAAGCCATGCCTCTATCATCAACATGAACCAGCATCACCAAACACACCAGGAGGATTCTAAAGATAGCCTCATAGTACAACAGCAAGTACAACATCAGCAAGATCTCATGGAACAACACCAGCAACAACAAGAAATGCAACAACAAGACGATGAG CTGAGCTTCAAAGGCATGGAAGATGAAGGAGTTGAAATGGATATGGATGGACGACAATGTTCTCAG GGTATGGGGGTGGACATGGGATCAGTACAAACTAAAATGGAAGTATCAAATGGTGGACAGTCGACGCCTCGATCTAAGCCACAGGCCTGTAAG GTGTGTGGCAAAGTTTTGTCGTCAGCTTCTTCATACTATGTCCACATGAAGCTCCACTCAGGAAACAAACCCTTTCAGTGCACT GTGTGCGATGCAGCTTTTTGCCGCAAGCCGTACCTAGAGGTGCACATGCGCACCCACACGGGCGAGCGCCCATTCCAATGCGACCTCTGCCTCAAGCGCTTCACGCAGAAGTCCAGTCTCAACACGCACAAACGCGTGCACACAG ATGAGCACATGCGCGCGTTGATGGTGAAGGACCGGCCCTACAAGTGTGAGCTCTGTCAGATGCGGTTCACGCAGAGCTCCAGCCTCAACCGACACAAGAAAATTCACACGG AGGAACACAGACGTGCGCTGCTGGCTAAGGATCGGCCCTACCAATGCGGCATCTGCTTTGTGAGATTCACCCAGAAATCAAGTTTGGGCCGGCACGGAAAAATACATACCG AGGAGCACAGACGAGCCCTGTTAGAGAAAGTGCGGCCGTACCAGTGCCACATCTGTTTTATGCGCTTCACTCAGAAGTCCAGCCTGGGACGACATGGGAAAATACACACTG AGGAGCACATCCAATCGCTGATCAACAAAGTGCGCCCCTATCAATGCGACATCTGTGACAAGCGGTTCACTCAGAAGTCCAGCCTTGGCACTCATAAACGTATACACACCG TCCAGGGCAGACCGTTCCAGTGCCTGTCGTGCCCAGCCGCCTTCACCTGCAAGCAATACCTGGAGATACACACGCGCACCCACACCGGCGAGCGGCCCTATCAGTGCGACATCTGCCTGAAGCGCTTCACACAGAAATCCAGTCTCAACATCCACAAGCGGACGCACTCAG TGCAGGGGCGGCCCTTCCAGTGCCTGCAGTGCCCCGCCGCCTTCACCTGCAAGCAGTACCTCGAGATACACAACCGCACGCACACCGGCGAGCGCCCCTACCAGTGTGACGTATGCCTCAAGAGATTCGCGCAAAAATCTACACTCAATATACACAAACGAACGCACACAG TGCAAGGGCGTCCGTACCAATGCATGGAGTGCCCGGCGGCGTTCACTTGCAAGCCGTACCTGGAGATACACATGCGTACGCACACGGGGGAAAGGCCGTTCGAGTGCGATGTCTGTTACAAACGCTTCACGCAGAAATCCACGCTCAACATTCACAAGCGAATTCATACCG GTGAACGCCCATATGCTTGTGATATTTGTCAGAAACGTTTTGCTGTAAAGAGCTACGTAACAGCGCACAG ATGGTCCCACGTGGCCGACAAGCCGCTGAACTGCGACCGGTGCTCGATGTCGTTCACGTCGAAGTCCCAGTTCGCGCTGCACATCCGCACGCACTCCACCGGCTCGTGCTACGAGTGCAGCGTCTGCGGACGCTCCTTCGTCAGGGACAGCTATCTAATAAG ACACCACAACCGCGTCCACCGCGAGAACCACAGCAACGTGTCGGCGAACAGCATCGGCACCATCAACAGTGTTGCCACCAACACCAACAATTCTAACAACAGCAACTTCGACTCCCCCGGCGTTTGTGACTTAAG ACGCCAATTTCTTTGCAGCTTTGTACCAATGGTGAATCGTTACATGACATCCCAAGGGACCCAAGTGTCCATGCAAGACACGAGCAAAATGTCAGCGATGTCGCCACAGTCTATTGCGTCTATTT CGTCGCCCCCTCCTTCGCATACCCCTACGCCGCAGCCCCAGATGTCCGGTCAGCTGCATCTCGCAGACTGA